From Candidatus Methanoperedens sp.:
GGGACTTCGTGTCACGAGAGGACTCATTCAGGCGCGCCGTGCTTGCAGCCATTGTGGGCAACTCGTTTGATTTCGGGGTTCTGGGGTTCGATGCAGATAAGGCAATCGCAAAAGATGCGATGCTCGGGCAGTTTGAGCACGGGCTTGATGTGGACGACACCGAAAGGATGAAATCGCTGCTTGGGAATGTGGTGTACCTCGCGGATAACTGCGGTGAAATCGTATTCGACACCCTGTTGTTCGAGGAGATACGAAAGCTCGGAGGAAGAATAACCCTCGTGGTCAGGGGCGCGCCCATCCTCAACGATGTTACCATGAAAGAGGTAATGGAACTCGGGCTTGACAAAAAGGTGGACAGGGTTCTCACCACAGGCTCGAATGCAATCGGGTTGTGCCTGAAAGAGGCGCCGTCCGAGCTTGTTGAGGCGCTCGGGAATGCCTCGCTTATTATCAGTAAGGGAATGGCTAACTACGAGACGATGTCTGAATATAATTTCAAGCCCATAGC
This genomic window contains:
- a CDS encoding ARMT1-like domain-containing protein, giving the protein MKIHPRCAPCLLSRVQFEAELSTKDLALQKKAVLAGIEVLRKYLVDGAPATHLSTKIHREAYRVLGDIDPYREKKRQSNEAAKKLLPLARDFVSREDSFRRAVLAAIVGNSFDFGVLGFDADKAIAKDAMLGQFEHGLDVDDTERMKSLLGNVVYLADNCGEIVFDTLLFEEIRKLGGRITLVVRGAPILNDVTMKEVMELGLDKKVDRVLTTGSNAIGLCLKEAPSELVEALGNASLIISKGMANYETMSEYNFKPIAYLLKTKCESVAEAMGLERNMNVARVEE